A region of Alosa alosa isolate M-15738 ecotype Scorff River chromosome 17, AALO_Geno_1.1, whole genome shotgun sequence DNA encodes the following proteins:
- the lrrc4.1 gene encoding leucine-rich repeat-containing protein 4: protein MCHIMSLLGRVAVRRARKAALLCVVFLIVQEWSMNVEVAAAGPQGCPPECSCYNQLSKVVCTRRGLIRVPPGIPSNTRHLNLMENSIEAVQADSFRNLHHLEVLQLGRNAIRQIEVGAFNGLTSLNTLELFDNRLTVVPSGAFEYLSKLRELWLRNNPIESIPSYAFNRVPSLMRLDLGELRKLEYISDGAFEGLHNLKYLNLGMCNIRGEMPNLSPLIGLEELEISENLFPEIKPGSFKGLRSLKKLWIMNSQIGLIERNAFDELMSLVELNLAHNNLSNLPHDLFTPLRYLVELHLHHNPWNCGCDSLWLSRWLREYIPTNSTCCGRCHAPAHMRGRQLVELDRGDNGALQCSAPFIADAPRDLNISAERVAELRCRTAAMSAVRWLLPNGTILTHASKHPRISVLNDGTLNFSNVLVGDTGMHTCMVSNAAGNSNASAYLNVSAAELNTSNLSYFSTVTVEVLGPTSEMPKPKTTTTSTTTADTGVGTTTTTTSPSVYQPVFISTPTVLLQSTDSPPSRPVSVPNSKVTTGRPPNPSGTSLDEVMKTTKIIIGCFVAVTLLAAIMLIAFYKLRKRHQKRSTVAADKTVEIVHVEQEELPPPASSSARGEGSRTLPEIKDHNSIHKLDCLTHRHTDNSYHHTQKHDFMTYKPTKMDCTIHKHKGEYSSHKVRPEYNTYKPTMDYSTHKPTVDYKSLPDFRMHKQKPDHSPFQYRTHNPDYSTHRSKPEYSPFKDDYNTHKPRMDYSAHRSKTEHTLHKTTNDYSPFKKDITPFKSNYTAFKAEYRPLEVDYITHKPEYSPPKPKMDYSPRKVDYSPHKFDYTLKPKYNTYKPAGHGAKWTENSIANSLPRTLPSTITAVPEQFIIKAHAKEKVQETQI from the coding sequence ATGTGCCACATCATGAGTCTCTTGGGGCGGGTAGCTGTGCGTCGAGCCAGGAAAGCCGCCCTGCTCTGTGTAGTCTTTCTCATAGTGCAAGAGTGGAGCATGAATGTGGAggtggcagcagcagggccTCAAGGTTGCCCACCCGAATGCTCCTGCTATAATCAGCTCAGCAAGGTGGTGTGCACCCGCCGCGGCCTCATTCGTGTGCCCCCGGGTATCCCCTCCAATACCCGCCACCTCAACCTGATGGAGAACTCCATTGAGGCAGTACAGGCTGACTCATTTCGCAACCTACACCACCTGGAGGTGCTCCAGCTTGGTCGAAACGCCATCAGACAGATAGAGGTGGGGGCCTTCAATGGCCTCACCAGCCTCAATACATTGGAACTATTTGACAACCGCCTCACAGTGGTGCCAAGTGGGGCCTTTGAGTACCTGTCAAAGTTGCGGGAGCTATGGCTGAGGAATAACCCCATTGAGAGCATTCCTTCTTATGCCTTCAACCGTGTGCCCTCACTAATGAGGCTTGACCTGGGGGAGTTACGCAAATTGGAATACATCTCTGATGGAGCTTTTGAGGGTCTGCACAACCTCAAGTACCTCAACCTGGGGATGTGCAATATACGAGGGGAAATGCCCAACCTGAGCCCGCTGATTGGCCTAGAGGAGCTGGAGATCTCAGAGAACCTCTTCCCAGAAATCAAGCCAGGCTCTTTCAAAGGTCTGCGTTCACTAAAGAAGCTATGGATCATGAACTCACAGATAGGGCTAATTGAGCGCAATGCATTTGACGAGCTCATGTCCCTGGTCGAGCTCAACTTGGCCCATAACAACCTTAGCAATTTGCCCCATGACCTCTTCACTCCACTGAGGTACCTCGTGGAGCTGCACCTGCACCACAACCCCTGGAACTGTGGTTGTGACTCACTATGGTTGTCACGGTGGCTGAGGGAGTATATCCCAACCAACTCTACCTGCTGTGGTCGGTGCCACGCTCCAGCACACATGAGGGGCCGTCAGCTGGTAGAGCTGGACCGTGGAGACAATGGAGCCCTCCAGTGTTCAGCACCCTTTATCGCAGACGCCCCTCGTGATCTCAACATTTCCGCGGAGCGGGTAGCGGAGTTGCGGTGTCGCACAGCAGCCATGTCAGCAGTGCGGTGGCTGCTGCCCAATGGCACCATCCTAACACATGCATCCAAGCACCCACGGATCAGTGTGCTCAACGATGGCACACTCAACTTTTCCAATGTGCTAGTGGGTGACACGGGCATGCACACTTGCATGGTTTCCAATGCAGCAGGGAACTCCAACGCCTCTGCATACCTCAATGTCAGTGCAGCCGAGCTCAATACATCCAACCTCAGCTACTTCTCCACGGTCACAGTAGAGGTACTGGGGCCGACATCAGAGATGCCCAAGCCGAAAACCACCACTACCAGCACGACGACTGCAGACACAGGGGTAGGCACCACCACGACCACAACATCCCCATCAGTTTATCAACCAGTTTTTATCTCCACACCCACCGTTTTGCTCCAGAGCACTGATTCACCACCATCTCGCCCAGTTTCTGTGCCAAACTCAAAAGTGACAACAGGACGACCTCCAAACCCTAGCGGCACCAGTCTGGATGAGGTGATGAAGACCACAAAGATAATCATCGGCTGCTTTGTAGCTGTGACTTTGCTAGCCGCCATCATGCTGATTGCCTTTTATAAACTGCGCAAAAGACACCAGAAGAGGAGCACTGTCGCGGCTGATAAAACAGTGGAGATTGTTCATGTAGAACAAGAAGAACTTCCCCCTCCTGCTTCATCAAGTGCAAGAGGAGAGGGGTCACGAACTCTGCCAGAAATCAAGGACCACAATAGCATTCATAAACTGGACTGTttaactcacagacacacagacaacagctatcatcacacacaaaaacacgacTTCATGACTTATAAACCAACCAAAATGGATTGTACTATTCACAAACACAAGGGGGAGTATAGTAGCCATAAAGTAAGACCTGAATATAATACATACAAACCAACCATGGACTACAGCACTCACAAACCAACTGTGGACTACAAATCCTTGCCTGACTTCAGAATGCATAAACAAAAACCAGACCATAGCCCTTTTCAATACCGCACTCACAATCCAGATTATAGCACTCACAGATCTAAGCCTGAATACAGCCCTTTCAAAGATGATTATAACACTCACAAACCAAGAATGGACTACAGTGCCCACAGATCCAAAACGGAACATACCTTACACAAAACCACAAATGACTACAGTCCTTTCAAGAAGGATATCACCCCATTCAAATCAAATTACACTGCCTTCAAGGCAGAGTACAGGCCCCTTGAAGTGGACTACATCACGCACAAACCGGAATACAGCCCCCCTAAGCCCAAAATGGATTACAGCCCGCGTAAAGTGGACTACAGTCCCCACAAGTTTGATTACACACTGAAGCCTAAATACAACACATACAAACCAGCTGGGCATGGGGCAAAATGGACAGAGAACAGCATTGCAAATTCTCTGCCTCGAACGCTGCCTAGCACCATTACAGCAGTCCCAGAGCAGTTCATCATAAAAGCTCACGCAAAGGAAAAAGTCCAGGAAACTCAGATTTAA